A genome region from Halarchaeum grantii includes the following:
- a CDS encoding alpha-glucuronidase family glycosyl hydrolase, with translation MVVTDYDDCWLQYDRVDDPDRLSAYRRRCLHAYVSEEGPELRAVRQELRVGLDGLLGREPHLWQHPPRSQDGFLAVGRRDNMEVVRHAVDAAEVDGLDEEGYVLRATEWEGQDCVVVTANTDRGMLFGTFHLLRLLSLGEPIADLDVVEEPRAKERVIDHWDNPFRGSVERGYAGQSIFDWETLPDLRERYWDYARLLASTGINGVVVNNVNTEKPDREGANDAIAGMEGWQLLESENLEKVAALATVFRRYGVRTFLSVNYAAPMLVGDLDTADPLEDDVEAWWKRKADELYERIPDFGGFLVKADSEGQRGPYDYDRDHAEGANVLGRALEPHDGRVFWRAFVYSEHEDRAVQAYETFEPLDGEFHDNVTLQIKNGPIDFQPREPVSTLFGAMPETNVACELQITQEYTGQGVHACSHLPQWEEVLEFDTHGDGEGTEVRDLLVDRAGEGFAGVANVGEDRNWTGHDLAQLNLYGFGRLAWDPTLGSEEVTREWAAQTFGRNPSVVETVTRIQEESWPAVIDYETGGIGLMHMMYNGEARLENHYDPGPEEWPEYTGIAEDGIGLDRTPSGSDYASQYQGPWPARYADPETCPEELLLFFHHLPWEHELDDGTTVIQRLYDNCFEGVEAVRALRERWSALAGTVDERRHRRVAERFDEQVVQAERWRDSLVSYFYEYAGVPDERGRVPLDD, from the coding sequence ATGGTAGTCACCGACTACGACGACTGCTGGCTTCAGTACGATCGAGTCGACGACCCCGATCGGTTGTCCGCGTACCGCCGGCGCTGTCTGCACGCGTACGTCTCCGAGGAAGGCCCCGAGCTCCGAGCCGTCCGACAGGAGCTCCGCGTCGGCCTCGACGGGCTACTCGGGCGCGAACCGCACCTCTGGCAGCACCCGCCGCGCTCGCAGGACGGCTTCCTCGCGGTCGGCCGGCGCGACAACATGGAGGTCGTGCGCCACGCCGTCGACGCCGCGGAGGTCGACGGCCTCGACGAGGAGGGGTACGTCCTGCGCGCGACCGAGTGGGAGGGCCAGGACTGCGTGGTCGTCACCGCGAACACGGACCGGGGAATGCTCTTCGGGACGTTCCACCTCCTCCGCCTGCTCTCGCTCGGCGAGCCCATCGCGGACCTCGACGTCGTCGAGGAGCCCCGCGCGAAGGAGCGCGTCATCGACCATTGGGACAACCCGTTCCGGGGCTCCGTCGAGCGCGGCTACGCCGGTCAGTCCATCTTCGACTGGGAGACGCTCCCGGACCTCCGCGAGCGGTACTGGGACTACGCGCGCCTGCTCGCCTCCACGGGCATCAACGGCGTCGTCGTGAACAACGTGAACACGGAGAAGCCCGACCGCGAGGGGGCGAACGACGCCATCGCGGGGATGGAGGGGTGGCAGCTCCTCGAGAGCGAGAACCTCGAGAAGGTCGCGGCGCTCGCGACGGTGTTCCGACGCTACGGCGTCCGGACGTTCCTCTCCGTGAACTACGCGGCGCCGATGCTCGTCGGCGACCTCGACACCGCCGACCCGCTCGAGGACGACGTGGAGGCGTGGTGGAAGCGGAAGGCCGACGAGCTCTACGAGCGTATCCCGGACTTCGGGGGCTTCCTGGTGAAGGCCGATTCCGAGGGCCAGCGCGGCCCCTACGACTACGACCGCGACCACGCGGAGGGCGCGAACGTCCTCGGGCGCGCGCTCGAACCCCACGACGGGCGCGTCTTCTGGCGCGCGTTCGTCTACTCCGAGCACGAGGACCGCGCCGTGCAGGCCTACGAGACGTTCGAGCCCCTCGACGGCGAGTTCCACGACAACGTCACGCTCCAGATCAAGAACGGCCCCATCGACTTCCAGCCGCGCGAACCCGTCTCGACGCTCTTCGGCGCGATGCCGGAGACGAACGTCGCCTGCGAGCTCCAGATCACACAGGAGTACACGGGACAGGGCGTCCACGCCTGCTCGCACCTCCCGCAGTGGGAGGAGGTCCTCGAGTTCGACACGCACGGCGACGGCGAGGGCACCGAGGTTCGCGACCTCCTCGTCGACCGGGCGGGCGAGGGCTTCGCGGGCGTCGCGAACGTCGGTGAGGACCGCAACTGGACGGGCCACGACCTCGCGCAGCTGAACCTCTACGGCTTCGGCCGCCTCGCGTGGGACCCGACGCTCGGCTCCGAGGAGGTGACCCGCGAGTGGGCGGCCCAGACGTTCGGGCGGAACCCGAGCGTCGTCGAGACGGTCACGCGCATCCAGGAAGAGTCGTGGCCGGCGGTCATCGACTACGAGACGGGCGGCATCGGCCTCATGCACATGATGTACAACGGCGAGGCCCGCCTCGAGAACCACTACGACCCCGGGCCGGAGGAGTGGCCGGAGTACACCGGTATCGCAGAGGACGGTATCGGCCTCGACCGGACGCCGTCGGGGAGCGACTACGCGAGCCAGTATCAGGGCCCGTGGCCGGCGCGCTACGCCGACCCGGAGACGTGCCCGGAGGAGCTCCTGCTCTTCTTCCACCACCTGCCGTGGGAGCACGAGCTCGACGACGGCACGACGGTGATCCAGCGCCTCTACGACAACTGCTTCGAGGGCGTCGAGGCGGTGCGTGCCCTCCGCGAGCGCTGGAGCGCCCTCGCGGGGACGGTGGACGAGCGCCGCCATCGGCGCGTCGCCGAGCGCTTCGACGAGCAGGTCGTACAGGCCGAGCGCTGGCGCGACAGCCTCGTCTCCTACTTCTACGAGTACGCGGGCGTTCCGGACGAACGCGGGCGCGTGCCGCTCGACGACTGA
- a CDS encoding glycoside hydrolase family 3 N-terminal domain-containing protein, translating to MTLAEKAAQLGSVNAERILTEDGELDRDAAEEYLANGIGHLTRIGGEGSLDPERAAEVTNELQEILREETRLGIPAIPHEECLSGYMGPAGTTFPQGIGMAATFDPALMADVTDTIREQLEAIGTVHALSPVLDVARDLRWGRVEETFGEDPYLVAAMACGYVDGLQADGDGISATLKHFVGHAVGEGGKNRSSVHLGERELRETHMFPFEAAIHESGAESVMNAYHDIDGVPCASDEWLLTDVLRGEWDFDGTVVSDYYSVEFLKSEHGVAGTEREAGVTALEAGVDVELPYTDCYGEHLVEAVERGELAASTVEEAARRVLTMKARKGVLDDATVDAASASDPYDTEEASELTRRAARESITLLKNEDDTLPLAGDALDSLAVVGPKADDAQELLGDYAYAAHYPDEETAFEATTPLDALRARGDAEGFDVRHAEGCTTTGPATDGFDDAVAQAEDADVALAFVGARSAVDFSGTEADMEQRPSVPTSGEGCDVTDLGLPGVQEELVAELRETETPVVVVVVSGKPHSIEEIAEEAPAVVQAWLPGEEGGDAIDAVVFGDHNPSGHLPVSIPRNVGQLPVHYSRRPNSANEEHVYTESTPLYAFGHGLSYTEFEYSGLELSTDSLEPAGTLTASVTVTNAGERAGTDVVQLYTRAENPDQARPVQELTGFERVHLEPGESARVSFDVHASQLAYHDRDMNLAVEEGPYEVRVGTAADDIVDTAAFDVTASKELPRTGRTYFTDSRVESGE from the coding sequence ATGACGCTGGCGGAGAAGGCCGCCCAACTCGGCTCCGTGAACGCGGAGCGAATACTGACCGAGGACGGCGAGCTGGACAGGGACGCCGCCGAGGAGTACCTCGCGAACGGCATCGGGCACCTGACGCGCATCGGCGGGGAGGGGAGCCTCGACCCGGAGCGCGCGGCGGAAGTGACGAACGAACTGCAGGAGATCCTGCGCGAGGAGACGCGCCTCGGGATTCCGGCGATCCCGCACGAGGAGTGCCTGAGCGGATACATGGGGCCGGCGGGGACGACGTTCCCGCAGGGGATCGGGATGGCCGCGACGTTCGACCCCGCGCTGATGGCGGACGTGACGGACACCATCCGCGAACAGCTCGAAGCCATCGGCACCGTCCACGCGCTCTCGCCCGTCCTGGACGTCGCGCGCGACCTCCGCTGGGGGCGCGTCGAGGAGACCTTCGGCGAGGACCCCTATCTCGTCGCCGCGATGGCGTGTGGCTACGTCGACGGCCTCCAAGCCGACGGCGACGGCATCTCCGCCACCCTCAAGCACTTCGTCGGCCACGCCGTCGGCGAGGGCGGGAAGAACCGCTCGAGCGTCCACCTCGGCGAGCGCGAGCTCCGCGAGACACACATGTTCCCGTTCGAGGCGGCGATCCACGAGTCGGGCGCGGAGAGCGTGATGAACGCCTACCACGACATCGACGGCGTTCCCTGCGCGAGCGACGAATGGCTCCTCACGGACGTCCTCCGCGGCGAATGGGACTTCGACGGCACCGTCGTCTCCGACTACTACAGCGTCGAGTTCCTGAAGAGTGAACACGGCGTCGCAGGGACGGAACGCGAGGCCGGCGTGACGGCGCTCGAGGCGGGCGTCGACGTGGAGCTCCCGTACACGGACTGCTACGGCGAACACCTCGTGGAGGCCGTCGAGCGCGGCGAGCTCGCGGCGTCGACGGTGGAGGAGGCGGCGCGACGCGTCCTCACGATGAAGGCCCGGAAGGGCGTCCTCGACGACGCCACCGTGGACGCCGCGAGCGCGAGCGACCCGTACGACACCGAGGAGGCGAGCGAGCTGACGCGACGCGCCGCGCGCGAGTCCATCACCCTCCTGAAGAACGAGGACGATACCCTCCCGCTCGCCGGCGACGCTCTCGACTCCCTCGCCGTCGTCGGGCCGAAGGCGGACGACGCGCAGGAGCTCCTCGGCGACTACGCCTACGCCGCCCACTACCCGGACGAGGAGACGGCGTTCGAGGCGACGACGCCGCTGGACGCGCTGCGCGCACGCGGCGACGCCGAGGGCTTCGACGTCCGACACGCCGAGGGCTGTACGACTACCGGCCCCGCTACCGACGGCTTCGACGACGCCGTCGCGCAGGCCGAGGACGCCGACGTCGCCCTCGCCTTCGTCGGCGCCCGCTCCGCCGTCGACTTCAGCGGCACCGAGGCCGACATGGAGCAGCGCCCGAGCGTCCCGACGAGCGGCGAGGGCTGTGACGTGACGGACCTCGGCCTCCCAGGCGTTCAGGAGGAGCTCGTGGCCGAGCTCCGCGAGACCGAGACGCCGGTCGTCGTCGTCGTCGTCAGCGGGAAGCCCCACTCCATCGAGGAGATCGCGGAGGAGGCCCCGGCGGTCGTGCAGGCGTGGCTCCCCGGCGAAGAGGGCGGGGACGCCATCGACGCCGTCGTCTTCGGCGACCACAACCCCAGCGGCCACCTCCCCGTCTCCATCCCCCGCAACGTCGGCCAACTCCCCGTCCACTACAGCCGCCGTCCGAACAGCGCGAACGAGGAGCACGTCTACACGGAGAGCACGCCGTTGTACGCGTTCGGGCACGGGCTGAGCTACACGGAGTTCGAGTACTCGGGTCTCGAGCTCTCGACGGACAGTCTCGAGCCGGCGGGGACGCTCACGGCGAGCGTCACCGTCACGAACGCGGGCGAGCGCGCGGGCACCGACGTCGTCCAGCTCTACACGCGCGCAGAGAACCCGGATCAGGCGCGCCCCGTACAGGAGCTGACGGGCTTCGAGCGCGTCCACCTCGAACCCGGCGAGTCCGCGCGCGTCAGCTTCGACGTCCACGCCTCCCAACTCGCCTACCACGACCGCGACATGAACCTCGCAGTCGAGGAAGGCCCCTACGAGGTCCGCGTCGGCACCGCCGCCGACGACATCGTCGACACCGCCGCCTTCGACGTCACCGCGAGCAAGGAACTCCCGCGCACCGGCCGCACCTACTTCACCGACTCCCGCGTCGAGTCCGGCGAGTAA
- a CDS encoding ABC transporter substrate-binding protein — protein MVDDNNHSDGKSPRRTFLKLSGVAGAAALAGCSSDTPSEGDGTTTTSTTGDGGDSGGSGDQSLTVPGTYVPTNMQWNSYAPSHYSNPGRAFVFDPFIFYNQKTDTIIPTLFQSWEKDGDTLTVTLREGVTWHDGEPVTAEDFVTKYTIDEGFQYTIANYITDATAVDETTVEYSLANSYRTDLLVLTFSGSWMNTPTHQKYGEFAQRLRDASSQEETDTVLSDIQDYQPSEPLGCGPFQFESANQQNLNLTKYKDHPEADTIPVPKAQVAYMGSNQQQWAAVKNGQTLDATTTTFFPERIVNSLPDYVTQYQMPAYNGFALAFNHDDEIFGNRNVRRAFAYILDQEKMASLADPTKTAVTAPTGVGSYHTGTWKGSLGGDVSAYQTYMGSDSASKAEALLRGEGFSKEGGKWYTPSGEQLTLEIPAPAGWSDIVSFVQTTAQMLTNFGIETQNSNVETTTFFGQYWGPSNFRVIPWFWNNSFVRPKPFFSLGWLLTSDTSTNTLNFPEEPVVPPMGEPDGEATATDVRGILRELGTSTDEARTTELTRELAWVVNQSLPELPLIEKVSQSFWNTNEWNVPEKGADEQYVRYPYYYWPRTGAISPKTE, from the coding sequence ATGGTGGACGATAACAACCACAGCGACGGGAAGTCTCCGCGACGTACGTTCCTGAAACTGAGCGGCGTCGCGGGCGCGGCGGCGCTCGCCGGGTGTTCTTCGGACACGCCGAGCGAGGGGGACGGCACGACGACCACGTCGACCACCGGCGACGGCGGCGACAGTGGTGGCTCGGGCGACCAGTCGCTGACCGTCCCCGGGACGTACGTGCCGACGAACATGCAGTGGAACTCCTACGCGCCCAGCCACTACTCGAACCCCGGGCGCGCGTTCGTGTTCGACCCGTTCATCTTCTACAACCAGAAGACGGACACGATCATCCCCACCCTCTTCCAGAGCTGGGAGAAGGACGGCGACACCCTCACGGTGACGCTCCGCGAGGGCGTGACGTGGCACGACGGCGAACCCGTGACGGCCGAGGACTTCGTCACGAAGTACACCATCGACGAGGGCTTCCAGTACACGATCGCGAACTACATCACGGACGCGACGGCGGTCGACGAGACGACCGTCGAGTACTCGCTCGCCAACTCCTACCGGACTGACCTCCTCGTCCTCACCTTCTCCGGGTCGTGGATGAACACGCCGACGCACCAGAAGTACGGCGAGTTCGCCCAACGCCTCCGCGACGCCTCCTCGCAGGAGGAGACGGACACGGTCCTCTCCGACATCCAGGACTACCAGCCGAGCGAGCCCCTCGGCTGTGGGCCGTTCCAGTTCGAGTCCGCGAACCAGCAGAACCTCAACCTCACGAAGTACAAGGACCACCCCGAGGCCGACACGATTCCGGTCCCGAAGGCGCAGGTCGCCTACATGGGGTCGAACCAGCAGCAGTGGGCGGCGGTGAAGAACGGCCAGACGCTCGACGCGACGACGACGACGTTCTTCCCGGAGCGCATCGTCAACTCCCTCCCGGACTACGTCACCCAGTACCAGATGCCGGCGTACAACGGGTTCGCGCTCGCGTTCAACCACGACGACGAGATATTCGGGAACCGGAACGTCCGACGCGCGTTCGCGTACATCCTCGATCAGGAGAAGATGGCGAGTCTCGCCGACCCGACGAAGACCGCGGTCACGGCGCCGACCGGCGTCGGGAGCTACCACACCGGTACGTGGAAGGGGAGCCTCGGTGGCGACGTCTCCGCCTATCAGACGTACATGGGCTCGGACTCCGCGAGCAAGGCCGAGGCCCTCCTGCGCGGCGAGGGCTTCTCCAAGGAGGGCGGCAAGTGGTACACGCCGAGCGGCGAACAGCTCACGCTCGAGATTCCGGCGCCCGCCGGCTGGAGCGACATCGTCTCGTTCGTCCAGACGACCGCGCAGATGCTGACGAACTTCGGCATCGAGACGCAGAACTCGAACGTCGAGACGACGACGTTCTTCGGGCAGTACTGGGGCCCCTCGAACTTCCGGGTCATCCCGTGGTTCTGGAACAACTCCTTCGTGCGCCCGAAGCCGTTCTTCAGCCTCGGGTGGCTGCTGACGAGCGACACCAGCACCAACACCCTCAACTTCCCGGAGGAACCGGTCGTGCCGCCGATGGGCGAGCCCGACGGTGAGGCGACCGCGACCGACGTTCGCGGGATCCTGCGCGAACTCGGTACCTCGACGGACGAGGCGCGCACGACCGAACTGACGCGCGAACTCGCGTGGGTCGTCAACCAGAGCCTCCCCGAACTCCCGCTCATCGAGAAGGTCTCCCAGTCCTTCTGGAACACGAACGAGTGGAACGTCCCGGAGAAGGGCGCCGACGAGCAGTACGTCCGCTACCCGTACTACTACTGGCCGCGCACCGGCGCCATCTCGCCGAAGACCGAGTAA
- a CDS encoding ABC transporter substrate-binding protein, whose product MTDGPDDDSLRHARRRFLRLGGAAGVAALAGCSSETPSQSEGTDTTSTTGGDDGSDGGSGDQALTVPGRYVPTNVQWNSYAPSHYAQQGGKMVYDPFLRYNQKTDELIPYLFQDWEVDGTTLTVSLREGDTWHDGEPVTAEDVVTKFAIDQGFGYEAASYIDDATAVDEHTVEYGLKKPYRTDTILLVLSGEWMDTPTHRKYGEFAEAFENASSEEERQNVQGDVQNYQPSEPLGSGPFEFESANQQTLTLTKYEDHPTADQITFPTYEVTYSSSNQQQWAAVKNGRTFDATTTTFFPQRIVKTLPDYVEQYTVPAYNGYSMAFNHDDEDFGNRNVRRAFAHVVDQERAADLLGSSKQAVSVPAGIGSFWTGTWERNLGGETDVYQRYTDTERAAELLRQEGYTKQGGQWHKPNGERFTLTIPSPSGWSDVASMTTAVAQMLTDFGIETQNKSVENTTFFGQYWGPSDFKVVPWFWNNSALPKPFFSLSWVLTSGTVMSNLNFPEQPEVPPMGEPEGETSPADVRSTLQSLGTVSDDDRVTELTRELAWDVNQSLPMLPIVEVSGSSFWNSKRWNVPPTDTDHKYVNNEYFWFPRIGVVSPKEQ is encoded by the coding sequence ATGACAGACGGCCCCGACGACGACAGTCTTCGACACGCGCGACGACGATTCCTCCGACTCGGCGGCGCGGCAGGCGTGGCGGCGCTCGCGGGCTGCTCCTCCGAGACGCCGAGTCAGAGCGAGGGAACAGACACCACGTCGACGACGGGCGGCGACGACGGGAGCGACGGCGGCTCGGGCGATCAGGCGCTGACGGTTCCCGGCCGCTACGTGCCGACGAACGTGCAGTGGAACTCCTACGCGCCCAGCCACTACGCCCAGCAGGGCGGGAAGATGGTCTACGACCCGTTCCTCCGGTACAACCAGAAGACGGACGAACTCATCCCCTACCTCTTCCAGGACTGGGAGGTGGACGGGACGACGCTCACCGTCTCCCTGCGCGAGGGCGACACCTGGCACGACGGCGAACCCGTCACCGCCGAGGACGTCGTCACGAAGTTCGCCATCGACCAAGGCTTCGGCTACGAAGCGGCCAGTTACATCGACGACGCGACGGCGGTGGACGAACACACCGTCGAGTACGGCCTGAAGAAGCCCTACCGGACGGACACCATCCTGCTCGTCCTCTCCGGGGAGTGGATGGACACGCCGACGCACCGGAAGTACGGCGAGTTCGCCGAGGCGTTCGAGAACGCCTCCTCGGAGGAGGAGCGGCAGAACGTTCAGGGCGACGTCCAGAACTATCAGCCGAGCGAACCCCTCGGCTCCGGCCCCTTCGAGTTCGAGTCCGCGAACCAGCAGACGCTCACGCTCACGAAGTACGAGGACCACCCGACCGCGGACCAGATCACCTTCCCGACGTACGAAGTCACCTACTCCTCCTCGAACCAACAGCAGTGGGCGGCGGTGAAGAACGGCCGGACGTTCGACGCGACGACGACGACGTTCTTCCCCCAGCGCATCGTCAAGACCCTCCCGGACTACGTCGAGCAGTACACGGTCCCGGCGTACAACGGCTACTCGATGGCGTTCAACCACGACGACGAGGACTTCGGGAACCGCAACGTCCGGCGCGCCTTCGCGCACGTCGTCGACCAGGAGCGGGCCGCCGACCTCCTCGGGTCGTCGAAGCAGGCAGTCTCGGTGCCCGCCGGCATCGGGAGCTTCTGGACGGGGACGTGGGAGCGCAACCTCGGCGGCGAGACGGACGTCTACCAGCGCTACACCGACACCGAGCGGGCCGCGGAACTCCTCCGACAGGAGGGGTACACGAAGCAGGGCGGGCAGTGGCACAAGCCCAACGGCGAGCGCTTCACCCTCACCATTCCGTCGCCGTCGGGGTGGAGCGACGTCGCCTCGATGACGACGGCCGTCGCGCAGATGCTCACCGACTTCGGCATCGAGACGCAGAACAAGAGCGTCGAGAACACGACGTTCTTCGGGCAGTACTGGGGGCCCTCGGACTTCAAGGTCGTCCCGTGGTTCTGGAACAACTCGGCGCTCCCGAAGCCGTTCTTCAGCCTCTCGTGGGTCCTCACGAGCGGGACCGTGATGTCCAACCTCAACTTCCCGGAGCAGCCCGAGGTACCGCCGATGGGCGAACCGGAGGGCGAGACGTCGCCCGCGGACGTCCGCTCGACGCTCCAGTCGCTCGGGACGGTGAGCGACGACGACCGGGTGACGGAGCTCACGCGCGAACTCGCGTGGGACGTCAACCAGAGCCTCCCGATGCTCCCCATCGTCGAGGTGAGCGGCTCCTCGTTCTGGAACTCGAAGCGCTGGAACGTCCCGCCGACGGACACCGACCACAAGTACGTCAACAACGAGTACTTCTGGTTCCCGCGAATCGGTGTCGTCTCGCCGAAGGAGCAGTAA
- a CDS encoding ABC transporter substrate-binding protein yields MPDGSSHDWRSARRQFLKMGGVAGAAALAGCSSETPSEGGDGGTSTTDGSSGGGSGDDSLTIQGRYIPTNMQWNSYAPSHYATVGGRVVFDPFIFYNQKTDEIIPYLFQDWEFDGATLTVSLREGETWHDGEPVTAEDFVTKFTIDQGFGYEISNYVEEATAVDETTLEYALHEEYREKTIMTVFNGTWMDTPTHRKYGEFAEAFRNASTEEERETVQGDVQNYQPSEPLGCGPFEHESANQQTLTLTKYEDHPDADNVAFPTYEVNYFASSQQKWADMKNGTSLDVMNGFTPQRIVKSFPDYVRQYEVPRYNGFGLAFNHDDEDFGNRNVRRAVAHAIDQQKMADLADPVKHAVSVPAGVGSFVTGTWKENLGGDVEAYEPYNDTAKAEALLKAEGYTKQGGQWYKPNGEQFTMEIPTPSGWSDIASFTTTVAQMLSDFGIDTTKRGVENTTFFGQYWGPSNFKVAPWFWNNSGKTKPFFTLSWILTSGTVTSTLNYPEKPEAPAFGSPDGEASPVDIQQKLSTLATTGDQQEVTDLTRELAWVVNQNLPMLPLIEKVRPSFWDTREWDIPPADTDKKFVNWCNYYWPRFGYVTPTN; encoded by the coding sequence ATGCCAGACGGTAGTAGTCACGATTGGCGGTCCGCGCGTCGGCAGTTCCTCAAGATGGGCGGCGTGGCGGGCGCGGCAGCGCTCGCTGGCTGTTCCTCGGAGACGCCGAGCGAGGGTGGCGACGGCGGCACGTCCACGACTGACGGGAGCAGTGGGGGCGGCTCGGGCGACGACTCGCTCACCATTCAGGGTCGCTACATCCCGACGAACATGCAGTGGAACTCCTACGCGCCCAGCCACTACGCGACGGTGGGCGGCCGCGTGGTGTTCGACCCGTTCATCTTCTACAACCAGAAGACGGACGAAATCATCCCCTACCTCTTCCAGGATTGGGAGTTCGACGGGGCGACGCTGACGGTGTCCCTCCGCGAGGGGGAGACGTGGCACGACGGCGAACCCGTCACTGCGGAGGACTTCGTCACGAAGTTCACCATCGACCAGGGCTTCGGCTACGAGATCTCGAACTACGTCGAGGAGGCGACCGCCGTCGACGAGACGACCCTCGAGTACGCCCTCCACGAGGAGTACCGCGAGAAGACCATCATGACCGTCTTCAACGGAACGTGGATGGACACGCCGACGCACCGGAAGTACGGCGAGTTCGCCGAGGCGTTCCGGAACGCCTCCACGGAGGAGGAACGCGAGACCGTCCAGGGCGACGTCCAGAACTACCAGCCGAGCGAACCCCTCGGCTGTGGCCCCTTCGAGCACGAGTCCGCGAACCAGCAGACGCTCACGCTCACGAAGTACGAGGACCACCCGGACGCCGACAACGTGGCGTTCCCGACGTACGAGGTGAACTACTTCGCGTCCTCGCAGCAGAAGTGGGCGGACATGAAGAACGGCACGAGCCTCGACGTCATGAACGGGTTCACGCCCCAGCGCATCGTCAAGTCGTTCCCCGATTACGTCCGCCAGTACGAGGTCCCGCGCTACAACGGGTTCGGCCTCGCGTTCAACCACGACGACGAGGACTTCGGGAACCGCAACGTCCGGCGCGCCGTCGCGCACGCCATCGACCAGCAGAAGATGGCGGACCTCGCCGACCCGGTCAAGCACGCGGTCTCCGTGCCCGCCGGCGTCGGGAGCTTCGTCACCGGCACGTGGAAGGAGAACCTCGGCGGCGACGTCGAGGCCTACGAGCCCTACAACGACACGGCGAAAGCCGAGGCACTCCTGAAGGCAGAGGGGTACACGAAGCAGGGCGGGCAGTGGTACAAGCCCAACGGCGAGCAGTTCACGATGGAGATTCCCACGCCCTCCGGCTGGAGCGACATCGCGAGCTTCACCACGACCGTCGCGCAGATGCTCAGCGACTTCGGCATCGATACGACGAAGCGCGGCGTCGAGAACACGACGTTCTTCGGGCAGTACTGGGGCCCCTCCAACTTCAAGGTCGCACCGTGGTTCTGGAACAACTCCGGGAAGACGAAGCCGTTCTTCACGCTCTCGTGGATCCTCACGAGCGGGACCGTGACGTCCACGCTCAACTACCCCGAGAAGCCCGAGGCGCCCGCGTTCGGCTCCCCGGACGGCGAGGCGTCGCCCGTCGACATCCAGCAGAAGCTCAGCACGCTCGCCACCACCGGCGACCAGCAGGAGGTCACCGACCTGACGCGCGAACTCGCGTGGGTCGTCAACCAGAACCTCCCGATGCTCCCGCTCATCGAGAAGGTCCGCCCGAGCTTCTGGGACACCCGCGAGTGGGACATCCCGCCGGCGGACACGGACAAGAAGTTCGTCAACTGGTGTAACTACTACTGGCCGCGCTTCGGCTACGTCACCCCGACGAACTAG
- a CDS encoding fumarylacetoacetate hydrolase family protein: MRYYHLSVEGSDGTHLVAETNDGEAYDLTSASEDLGSFTALARAANATEQTLDDVAAARIPDADSVDPGRLAAEADQPVRAEEVWASGVTYEISEQAREEESGKPEVYLDVYESERPELFLKATPSRTVGPNEPIGVRGDSTWDVPEPELAVVIHRGDVVGYTVGNDVSSRSIEGENPLYLPQAKVFERCCSIGPCVASPGTVGDPHELTLSMRIARNGDVVYEDETTTGEMVHSCEELVDYLGRHNVLPETAVLLTGTGLVPDDFTLQDGDEITIDVENVGELTNGTVTV, translated from the coding sequence ATGCGGTATTACCACCTCTCTGTGGAGGGTAGTGACGGCACTCATCTGGTCGCGGAGACCAACGACGGCGAGGCGTACGACCTGACGTCGGCGTCCGAGGACCTCGGCTCGTTCACGGCGCTGGCGCGCGCGGCGAACGCGACCGAGCAGACCCTCGACGACGTCGCGGCCGCACGCATCCCGGACGCGGACTCGGTCGACCCCGGCCGCCTCGCCGCCGAGGCCGACCAGCCCGTTCGGGCGGAGGAAGTGTGGGCGTCCGGCGTCACCTACGAGATCAGCGAGCAGGCCCGTGAGGAGGAGAGCGGGAAGCCCGAAGTCTACCTCGACGTCTACGAGAGCGAGCGCCCGGAGCTCTTCCTGAAGGCGACGCCGTCCCGAACCGTCGGGCCGAACGAGCCGATCGGCGTGCGCGGGGACTCGACGTGGGACGTCCCCGAGCCCGAACTCGCCGTCGTCATCCACCGCGGCGACGTCGTCGGCTACACGGTCGGCAACGACGTATCGAGTCGCTCCATCGAGGGGGAGAACCCCCTCTACCTCCCGCAGGCGAAGGTGTTCGAGCGTTGTTGCTCGATCGGCCCGTGCGTCGCCTCCCCGGGGACGGTCGGCGACCCCCACGAGCTGACGCTCTCGATGCGGATCGCCCGCAACGGCGACGTCGTCTACGAGGACGAGACGACGACAGGCGAGATGGTGCACTCCTGTGAGGAACTCGTCGACTACCTCGGCCGACACAACGTCCTGCCCGAGACCGCCGTCCTCCTCACCGGGACCGGTCTCGTCCCCGACGACTTCACCCTTCAGGACGGCGACGAGATCACCATCGACGTCGAAAACGTCGGCGAACTCACCAACGGGACCGTCACTGTCTGA